The sequence taagaaGTGGTCATTGatcccccaccattgaaaacttcctagggtccactgcaaccatccaacctgttgataagttaacacagacttggatgaaagtaaaaaacaaatatcagcttgatccaaaaaaatttgtggcccacaaattttttaatggtcaataaccactatttcatgtggagtggtccacatctacctgaaatttgtatttgcCTCGTTTTTTAGGCCAACTCCTAAAATTAGGTTGCGAAACAAATGGACGATGTCGATGTGCCGTGCATGCATCCAGGTGGGCCCTATTGTTTTTTTACAGTAGCATCAATTGGTTAAAGCCTTTtgtggctccaagaagttttggacAATTCCAACTGTTTTCACTTGCGTAGTCCATATAAgtttgggaaaaaaataaattatcagcttgatctaaaacttttgtggcccactaatggtcaatcaccattgtttcttatggtatggtacccctgattattggatctgcttcactttttggataatgtcctaaaatgatatggaaaaatggatggccgggGTGGATATTCAATACacacatcattgataggtatgttttctaatttcactatatcttttgcttttgaatgcattggttATGCTTTCATAtatatctttatacatttataaatgttatgcatcatatttgaatatatttaccAAGTTCAATCAGataacgcataacttaggaccttatacaaaggaaatttattatgtgcacttcttttttgagattttatgatttaaaagtgtgtattaaggtctttttaaataatccctgaagtttcataagAAAAATTCAACCAGTttgccaatgtttccccatgtttcccaaaaagtgcgataaattatgcaatacaaaggacaccgttacgccaaccgataccgatacgggataccttggttgcgatacattgcgcgataccgatatttcgaacactggttacggCTACCGTTACTGTTGAGGAATACCTTGGAAATTATGCCACTTTTTACACCAGACCCTAGTGGTTTTGCTTACATCTCCTTTCACCATTCATCAGGCCTTCCGATAGGAGGGATTAGTGAAACaggatttgtaaaaatggatctAGAAAGCTcagacaaggctatgatgacaaAAAAAATCACAGAACCTTACTATTTCAATTCAGGCAAATCAACTGGGGTGGTTGTAGAATGCCAATCTGTAGCTTAAAATTCCATCTCTGAAAAGTAGTTTTAATAGATCTAttcatcttttgatttatttGGTGAATTTTCACTTGTATATGGGCATAAGACTATAATAATGTTTTTTCTTAATTACCCTGATGTCATTGAACTCGTTAGCAAGTTTCGATTTATACAGTACTTTCAATGCAAAACATCCTTCAATTGATTTTTCAAAGCCATTAGAAAGTCAACTAACTTATATAAACTTCCTCAAGAAGTCAGGTCTGGGTGAAAGGTCAGATAATGACTGGTCCTTTCCTCGAATGTGTTTAGCATCCCCATTTCTTCTATGTTACTTTCAGTAGCTTTGAACAATGCCCACCTAAATCGCCAACCCCCCGATGATTTCcgttccaaatcacacgatccagaATATGGGCCATTTGCAATCCAGATTGCAATTTTCACCAATCTGAAATTATGGTTCCATACTCCTAACGTAGATTAACTTGTTATGTCAATATATATTTTGAGCATGGAGATTTATACTTTAATTActgcacacacatgtatatacatGAATATGTATATATGTGAGGTCTCAGGTccaatcaattggaccacaatttatggtccacccagCAGATAACATCCAACCTTTCACGTGCATGGGACATCCAAAGCATCCAattggttggccccaccatgaggatcgccTTAGGCAAAGATCAACCACATCCACTCGTTGAGTGGAGCAcacttatatttttctatttattaatgactagaaattgttttctatgggatggtccacctgattattagATGGGGTTGATTATTGCACCATGCGATCCTTGtgttggggccaacctattggaagttTTGGATGTCGTATTCAtttaataggttggaagttatcctcTAGGTGGTCCATAAATTgaggtccaactggttggacttgagaccttctcacATCCAACTGGTTAGATGATAAGTTGTCATCCACCCAGCTGATAACTTTCAgcgacatccaacctgtccaacaggttggccccaccattgggatcacattgtataaaaatcagCTGCATGCACTAATCAAGCAGACCACACCTGTATGTTGTTATTTATCAGAGGCTATACATTATTttatctggtgtggcccacctaatgagtggatgggccgatttttgcacaaggtaatcctcatggtggggccaaccaatTGAACACGGTGGATGCTGCACACACATGATTGGTTGGAAGTCATCCACTGTATGGATTGTAACTTATCATCCAACCGGTGGATGCGAGCATTTctctaataataatattttatcatTTCACATATAAATTACAATACACTGataaagctatatatatatatatatatatatatatatatatatatatatatatatatatatatatatatatatatatgtatgtatagtgTATGTAGTAGGGTGACccacatgatcctacccctagCATACCACATTCTAGGAAGTAGCTATCACATATCCATTCCCTTGGTTTTCAAGGGAATAGATCAATTACAAAACACTTCTCTAATAAATATCATGCGCCATGTGGCAAACTGCACAGATGTATGAGATCTGGAACCTTTTATCCAACAGGCTCAACATGGATACAGCAATGTCACAAATGAAACTGATCGaacgatcataaccatccaattgaaGGACTTCCAAGGAATAGTGAGGGCAAGAAAATGATGTAAATAGTTAAATTGAATGGGCTCAAAGTTCTCCAAATGGGTGGTTAAAATTGCCCCATCAGTATGATATTTTGATCTGTGCCATCTATGGTAGCACCCATCAGATGAACGGCTCGAGAGGACCTGTTCACGGCATCGAAGTAAAAACAGAAGATCATGGTTGATTACATGACATGGTTTCACTCTGATATATTAGAAATGCTTGCGAACAGTATCTGTAAAACAAGCAGCAACCACCTGAGAAAAGTTGTATGTTTTGTAGGATGGATTCCGAGACTGTAACTCACAACGGTGGATGCCACTGCAGGCGGGTGAGGTGGCAAGTCGAAGCACCGTCAAGTGTCGTCGTGTGGAAGTGCAACTGCTCCAACTGTTTGATGAGAGCCAACACCCACTTTATCGTCCCATCTGCAAAGTTCAAGCTGATGGGAGAGTCCCAACAGTTCCTTACCACCTATACCTTCGGCACTCACACAGCCAAGCACAACTTTTGCAAGGTCTGTGGCATAACGTCGTTCTACCTGCCTCGGTCGAACCCTGACGGCATTGCGGTGACTGTAGCATGTGTGGACGCAGGCACACTTACGCACGTCGAGATCAGGCATTTCGACGGGCAGAATTGGGAGAAGTCCTATGATCAAACGTCCATAGCGTCATATTCTAAATCAGTGGATGGAACGCCAAGGTGATTACTCAAACatgtgaaaatgaagatattGAAATGGAGGCTTGCATTTTCTAGCTAGTCTGTCATCACTGTTGAGATCTGGTTGGTCATTGCATGGGCTTGCTcttagcccaaaaatcaaacagtGATTAGCAATCCTAGCCATCTGCTAGGCCAATACTAGTCCGTTGAACGTTGATCATTGCTCTTTTCCTTTTGCTTAAATGTCCATGATGGTCCCTTTAGGGTGAAATACATCTATCCAATGGTAGGCCCACTTGGGCCCATGTATAAATTCGCATGGTAAAGAGGTATGAAGAATTGGGTATGCTTCTCCTCATCTGGACTACGACCCATCAAGCTGGTCCTCAAAGATCTGATTTTGGATGCGTTTGGTTGCAacaaattcatgatattttgcaccaactCAGACTGGTTGTAATCATGAAATGTCATGAACTTTCATTATGTatgggtgcaaccaaacacaccctttacTTGGCCAAGCCCAACCAATCAACAGCTCTGTAGGATTCGTAAATCTTTTCATTTAAGTAAAAAATTCAGTGCATGCGCAGCTAGTTTCTTTaagatgtgtttggttgcaccaaatatcataaaaatcATGATCTTGAAatcaatgaaatttcatgatattttttgTGCAAACAATAGTGCCCGAAAATGGGCTCttttcatttcatatatatagTTTATATATGAATACAGAATCTCAGGCCGTGTTTGGCATCACCCAAAAATGGGCTTTTTTCATTTCTGCTCAGATGATAGACATGCCGTAAAAATGGTTCGGCGACGACTGGCTGGTGCAATAATTGGACCAGTTCACTAATGAAGTGGATCGTACcatcaaaattaatggacggccgATGATTTTTACTCAACATACAGGTGAGGGCACATCTAACGAGTGGACCAGTATGATTTTTAAGATGTGTGATCTTGATTGTGGGGGCCACCTTTTGCATGGTTTTCTATACATGTGAGACAtaatggatcattttaggggatgagcccaaaaaggaggcagattgaaggctcaagtggaacacaccacaggaagctgTGGGGATTGAATCCATATCGTCAAGAACTTCGTAGGGCCCGccgtgatgcttatttgccattcaacctgttcataaggtcacggataacataaatatcagtgttgatccaaaacttctgtgcccccggaagttttcaatggtaagctttcaattctcactgtttcctgtggtgtggtccccttgaggattcaatctacctcctttttgggctcatgcactgaaATTATCAGTCAAAAAAGATGGagggcatgaataaaacatatacatatcacagtgggctccacagagcccctgacaggaTCATCTGTCTCTAGGTAGGTTCTGGTGGGGCAGTACCCAATCTGCACCCTTGATGATAATGCCACTGCCCCATACCGAACCCTGCCTAAACCCAAGACGGGGCTAGGTTGGGTTCAGCCTGGGCTGGCGTGTCTTAAATGAAAgcctaagggcgtgtttgttaacgctgaaaaCTTTCACTTAATTAGGAATCTGGAAAGCCTTTTTAATCCAATATTATCCATGCAAACTAATATTTTCTTGTTTACTTGATAAACAACCCAACTTTTAACGTCTG is a genomic window of Magnolia sinica isolate HGM2019 chromosome 15, MsV1, whole genome shotgun sequence containing:
- the LOC131227398 gene encoding uncharacterized protein LOC131227398 isoform X1, whose protein sequence is MQMDSETVTHNGGCHCRRVRWQVEAPSSVVVWKCNCSNCLMRANTHFIVPSAKFKLMGESQQFLTTYTFGTHTAKHNFCKVCGITSFYLPRSNPDGIAVTVACVDAGTLTHVEIRHFDGQNWEKSYDQTSIASYSKSVDGTPR
- the LOC131227398 gene encoding uncharacterized protein LOC131227398 isoform X2 encodes the protein MMDSETVTHNGGCHCRRVRWQVEAPSSVVVWKCNCSNCLMRANTHFIVPSAKFKLMGESQQFLTTYTFGTHTAKHNFCKVCGITSFYLPRSNPDGIAVTVACVDAGTLTHVEIRHFDGQNWEKSYDQTSIASYSKSVDGTPR